GTCTGGCACCCCGGACGGTGACCGCCTCGACATCCTCGCCACGCTCGTGGATACGTACGAGGCGCAGCACTTTCCGATGGACCCGCCCGACCCGATCGAGGCGATCAAGTTTCGCATGGAACAGCAGGGCCTGACACGTAAAGACCTGGAAGACATTCTGGGGACCCGGACTCGCGTGGCGGAGGTGTTGAACCGGCGCCGCGGCTTGTCGATCAATATGATCCGCCGCCTGCACGAGAAGCTTGGTATCTCGGCAGAGGTGCTGATCCGTCCGAGCCGAGGTGGGAAGGCAGCG
This DNA window, taken from Candidatus Binatia bacterium, encodes the following:
- a CDS encoding helix-turn-helix domain-containing protein, translating into MKNLKPIKTRADYETAVAEMKRVWGAKSGTPDGDRLDILATLVDTYEAQHFPMDPPDPIEAIKFRMEQQGLTRKDLEDILGTRTRVAEVLNRRRGLSINMIRRLHEKLGISAEVLIRPSRGGKAA